TTGTTGCATTTAAACAAGTTGATGTTTTTACTTCACAAGCATTTAAAGGTAATCCTGTCGCAGTCATTATGGACGCCAGTACCTTAACATCTGAACAGATGCAGGAAATTGCGAATTGGACGAATCTTTCTGAAACGACATTTGTGCTCCCTGCGACCGATTCGCAAGCTGATTATCAGGTTCGAATTTTTACTCCACAAAGTGAGTTGCCATTTGCAGGACATCCTACAATTGGTACTGCCTATGCTTTGCTTGAAGCAGGCCTCGTGACAGCTCAAAAAGGTAAGGTGGTACAGCAATGTGCTGCGGGTTTGGTAACACTTACCGTGAGTGACTCAGGGCATATTTCATTTGAACTCCCTAAGCCTAAAATTACTCCACTTGATGCAATGCACACTGAGAAATTAGCAGAAATTTTAAAATGTGAAATTAATACTCAATGGAATGCTACATTGGTTGATGTAGGCGCACGTTGGATAGTATTACAAGCGGTGAATGCTGAAGCTGTTTTAGCGACTCAACCAGACTTTGTAGCCTTAAAACAACATGATTTAGAAATGAAAGTTACGGGTGCGACAGTTTTTGGTTTTTATGAAAGTAATGATGAGCAAAAACACATAGAAGTTCGTTCATTTGGACCTGCTTGTGGAATAAATGAAGATCCAGTTTGTGGTAGTGGTAATGGCAGTGTGGCATCTTTCATTCGTCACTATGGTATTTTACCAGCACAAAATGACACAGTTCTTTCTTCACAGGGGCAGGCTTTAGGTCGTGACGGACAGCTTCAACTTGAATTGCATCAGGATAAAATTTTAGTCGGTGGAACGGCTGTTACCTGTATTGATGGCACAATCAAGTTATAAAACAGATATAAAAAAACCGAGGACTTTGCCTCGGTTTTTTTATTAGAAAAATCTTATTTTTCTACGAACGCACGCTCAATCACGTAGTCGCCCATTTCACCCATACGAGGTGATTCAACTAAACCGTGTTGGTCAAGTAACGCAGCAACGTCTTTTAAGAATGCAGGGCTACCGCAAAGCATTGCGCGGTCAGTTTCACGGTTAAAACGTGGTAAACCGATTTTTTCAAATAAAGCACCAGTTTCAATTGCAGTTGTTACACGGCCTTGAGTGTGGAAAGGTTCACGAGTTACTGTAGGGTAGTAAACAAGTTTGTCTTTAATACCTAACTCTTCAAAGAATTCATTTTTTGGAAGTTCATCCAAAATTAAATCTTGGTAAGCTAATTCAGAAATATAGCGTGTACCATGAACAACAATTACTTTTTCAAAACGTTCGTAAGTTTCAGGGTCACGAATAATTGATAAGAATGGTGCAAGGCCAGTACCAGAAGATAAAAGGTACAAGTTTTTACCCGGTAAAAGGTCATCATGAACCAAAGTACCTGTCGGTTTTTTAGAAATTAAGATTTCATCGCCAACTTGTACTTTTTGCAAAATTGAAGTTAAAGGACCGTCTTGTACTTTAATTGAGAAAAATTCTAACTCTTCTTCGTAGTTTGCACTTGCAATCGAATACGCACGCATTAACGGTTTGCCATTCACTTCTAGTCCGATCATTACGAACTGACCATTTTTAAAACGTAAGCTAGTATCGCGTGTAGTTTTAAAACTGAAAAGTGTGTCATTCCAGTGGTGAACATGAGTAATGCGTTCGACGTTAAAAGCAGCCATTAAAGGTCTCGATCACGATTAAAAGAAAACAGATAGCTATTCTAATCTAATTTCATTCCCGATAAACTGAATATATTTAATTGTGTTTATAAGAAAAAGTGATGAACAATTCTGTCACCTTCCCAATAATTGGCCACATGTGTTCCCCATATCGCGAAAAATTTGGTATTCCACGCCAGCCTAATTTGGTAAATATCGAGTCTTATATCGATATGGTAGAACCTTATAATGACTTATTGGCATTTGAGGGAATTGAGCAGTTCAGTCATCTCTGGCTAGTTTGGCAGTTTCATGACAACAAAAATCAGGGGAGTGCCGATAAATTCCGTCCACAGGTTCGTCCACCACGTTTAGGTGGTAATGAGAAAATTGGGGTGTTTGCTACACGTAGCATGTATCGACCATCTCCAATCGGGCTTTCAGTTGTAAAACTGAATAAAGTGGAAAAAGTCGGTAAGTCTGTTCGGGTCTATATCACAGGAAGTGATTTATTAAATGGCACTCCAATTTTAGATATCAAACCTTATATTCAATATTCTGATGCAATTATTGATGCAGAAAGTGGTTATGCACATGCAGAACCTGAACGGAAGTCAGTCGTTTGGTCAGAAGCTGCGTTAACAGCGCAAAAATATTTTCTGCAAAATAATGAAATGAATTCACAGCACATTGATGAGCTTGAGCAAGTCTTATCTTTAGATCCTCGGCCTGCCTATCAAGAAGACGCTGAACGAATCTATAAAATGAAATTTTCAGATTTTGATATTCATTTTAAAGTTGATCAATTTGTAGTTACGGTCATTGATGTGGTGAAGACTTCTTAGCTTGCACAGTAGAAATCTTTTAAAACCAATGGATGTTGAGCCAAAGTAAACTAATAAATATAGCCATATGAATGAGTTGGGCGGGAACAAAAGCAAGGGCATAGCGTAGCCCGCCCGAAATAGCAGAGTTCACACTTTTGGCAAGCGCATGAACCGCAAAGCCTCCTAAAAATGCAATTAATAAAGGCGTCATATGGGTGCTA
This genomic stretch from Acinetobacter oleivorans DR1 harbors:
- a CDS encoding PhzF family phenazine biosynthesis protein, with amino-acid sequence MSVVAFKQVDVFTSQAFKGNPVAVIMDASTLTSEQMQEIANWTNLSETTFVLPATDSQADYQVRIFTPQSELPFAGHPTIGTAYALLEAGLVTAQKGKVVQQCAAGLVTLTVSDSGHISFELPKPKITPLDAMHTEKLAEILKCEINTQWNATLVDVGARWIVLQAVNAEAVLATQPDFVALKQHDLEMKVTGATVFGFYESNDEQKHIEVRSFGPACGINEDPVCGSGNGSVASFIRHYGILPAQNDTVLSSQGQALGRDGQLQLELHQDKILVGGTAVTCIDGTIKL
- a CDS encoding ferredoxin--NADP reductase, whose protein sequence is MAAFNVERITHVHHWNDTLFSFKTTRDTSLRFKNGQFVMIGLEVNGKPLMRAYSIASANYEEELEFFSIKVQDGPLTSILQKVQVGDEILISKKPTGTLVHDDLLPGKNLYLLSSGTGLAPFLSIIRDPETYERFEKVIVVHGTRYISELAYQDLILDELPKNEFFEELGIKDKLVYYPTVTREPFHTQGRVTTAIETGALFEKIGLPRFNRETDRAMLCGSPAFLKDVAALLDQHGLVESPRMGEMGDYVIERAFVEK
- the tsaA gene encoding tRNA (N6-threonylcarbamoyladenosine(37)-N6)-methyltransferase TrmO, with the translated sequence MNNSVTFPIIGHMCSPYREKFGIPRQPNLVNIESYIDMVEPYNDLLAFEGIEQFSHLWLVWQFHDNKNQGSADKFRPQVRPPRLGGNEKIGVFATRSMYRPSPIGLSVVKLNKVEKVGKSVRVYITGSDLLNGTPILDIKPYIQYSDAIIDAESGYAHAEPERKSVVWSEAALTAQKYFLQNNEMNSQHIDELEQVLSLDPRPAYQEDAERIYKMKFSDFDIHFKVDQFVVTVIDVVKTS